A region of the Octopus bimaculoides isolate UCB-OBI-ISO-001 unplaced genomic scaffold, ASM119413v2 Scaffold_223674, whole genome shotgun sequence genome:
GGTTAGATTTGACAGCGAAGAGAAAGCGAAATAGTTGTCCACGCTGACTCTTCGTTCCGAACATATAATATTGGTGCCCATGTACCTTGGACAAAGGGTAACCAGAGTATCGATAAAAAATGTCCCTCCAGNNNNNNNNNNgtcttctactattgcctcgggccgaccaaagccttgtgagtggatttgatttgatagaaggaaactgaaagaagtctgtcgtatatacgtgtgtgtgtttgattgtttgtcctcccaacatcgcttgacaaccaatgctggtgtgtttacgacttcgtaatttagcagttcggcaaaagagaatgatagaataagtactaggcttacaaagaataagtcctggggctgatttgctcgactaaatgcggtgctccagcatggccgcagtcaaatgactgaaacgaatacaAGAATAGAAGCACAAgagaatattttctaaatatgatTGAAATGGTagcattaatgcatatatacacacatacatgtacatgcctacatatatatgtatatatacatgcatatatgagtacaagaTGTCAAAAACActtgaacaaaatgagaaacgagaacataaaaacaaaagcatggaaaacgaacgtttttcgaacaacgaaagaaacaaatagagaaacgagacaggcaacataaagaatattcccttcatcagttgtcccatGTTTTATCAACTCCGCATTTCGAACGTGGGGGCAAGACGCGACTTCATTAAAACTTCTTCCTGCAAggcaaatcaaataaaatttgggttattttgcggagggttaaaatggtaacaaaaataggatagtgagaacaaaacagtaaaagcaaagggtgagggagagaaaaacagaaaggaagaagagagggagatagaatagAGATAGGTTGTAGNNNNNNNNNNNNNNNNNNNNNNNNNNNNNNNNNNNNNNNNNNNNNNNNNNNNNNNNNNNNNNNNNNNNNNNNNNNNNNNNNNNNNNNNNNNNNNNNNNNNNNNNNNNNNNNNNNNNNNNNNNNNNNNNNNNNNNNNNNNNNNNNNNNNNNNNNNNNNNNNNNNNNNNNNNNNNNNNNNNNNNNNNNNNNNNNNNNNNNNNNNNNNNNNNNNNNNNNNNNNNNNNNNNNNNNNNNNNNNNNNNNNNNNNNNNNNNNNNNNNNNNNNNNNNNNNNNNNNNNNNNNNNNNNNNNNNNNNNNNNNNNNNNNNNNNNNNNNNNNNNNNNNNNNNNNNNNNNNNNNNNNNNNNNNNNNNNNNNNNNNNNNNNNNNNNNNNNNNNNNNNNNNNNNNNNNNNNNNNNNatatgcatatatacacacatacatgtacatgcctacatgatatgtatatatatatatatatgcatatacgagtaCATGACGTCATGtatgtctatagatagatagatagatagatagatagatgtctagTCCCATTTTGTGTCTTTCGTTAAGAAATTATTCAACGGAGCTCTTAACGCATATGTTTTAGTTATGTACACCTGGTAATAACTTACCAGACCTAAAAATGCCTGTAATGTTGttttaaaaagacaaagaagttgaaaacatacaaaactgctcttttcttttttctcttgtatgaatacatttgtgtccAGTTAAAGCATCACTTACAGTGAATGATTTCCCACATGTACCACACTCATGTAGCTTCTATTCTGAATGAATATAATTGTGTCTAGTTAAGTCAttatttcgagagaatgatttactacagatatcacaatgatatgtataaatacgttcGTGTTTATTTAAATGACTATTTTGAGAGAACactttatcacagatatcacaatgataaggcatctctcctgtatgaacacgtttgtgtgtagttaggtTACCACTGGAAGTAAAAGATTTAAGgcatctctcctgtatgaacaNNNNNNNNNNAGGTTACCACTGGAAGTAAAAGATTTAAGgcatctctcctgtatgaacacgtttgtgtgtagttaggtTACCACTGGAAgtaaaagatttaccacagatatcacagtgatatggcatctgtcctgtatgaacacgtttgtgtttaCTTAAATGACTATTTTGAGAGAAcactttaccacagatatcacaatgatatggcatctctcctgtatgaatacgtttgtgtctagttaggTTACCACTGGAAGTAAAatatttaccacagatatcacatcgatatggcttttcacctgtatgaatatatttgtgttcagTTAGGCGACTGTttttagagaatgatttgccacagatatcacagcaatatggcttctcacttgtatgaatgcatttgtgtctAGTTATGTCTGCACTGCAggtgaaagatttaccacagatatcacagtgacattgtttctctcccgtatgtgtgtgtttgtgttttgttaagttattattttgagagaatgacttaccacagatatcaaagtgatatggcttctctcctgtatgaatacgtttgtgtctagttaggTTACCACTGGAAgtaaaagatttaccacagatatcacatcgaTATGGCTTtacacctgtatgaatatatttgtgtacagttaagttactattttgagagaatgaattaccacagatatcgcagtgatATTGTTTCTCTCCCATATGAGTTTGTTTCTGAACAATTAGATTACTTTTTTGAGAATGAGATTTTTTACAGACGTCAGTCATATGACAAATTTGGTTTGTCTTCACTCCCTTATCAGTATGTTTGTGCATAATTAGGCTACTTTTCTGAGAGAAAGATTTTTGGCAAACATCACAGTCACATGACAAATTTTGTCTCCCTTTTATAACGTCTTCATGGGAAATCAGTTCTTTaagtttctctttcttctccattATTATTCTTCCcaaatgttaatgtatatatatttttccttggtTTTTTTCTTATAGTTTACTCTTACAAATATTTCCACATCTGTAATTTCATCCACTGTTACCTTTCTC
Encoded here:
- the LOC106882621 gene encoding zinc finger protein 239 is translated as MEKKEKLKELISHEDVIKGRQNLSCDCDVCQKSFSQKSSLIMHKHTDKGVKTNQICHMTDVCKKSHSQKSNLIVQKQTHMGEKQYHCDICGNSFSQNSNLTVHKYIHTGVKPYRCDICGKSFTSSGNLTRHKRIHTGEKPYHFDICGKSFSQNNNLTKHKHTHTGEKQCHCDICGKSFTCSADITRHKCIHTSEKPYCCDICGKSFSKNSRLTEHKYIHTGEKPYRCDICGKYFTSSGNLTRHKRIHTGEMPYHCDICGKVFSQNSHLSKHKRVHTGQMPYHCDICGKSFTSSGNLTTHKRVHTGEMP